A part of Deinococcus ruber genomic DNA contains:
- a CDS encoding pilus assembly FimT family protein: MKRRIAALTLMEVLVTIVLIGLTTTIAVTQLPRLNHPVDQATLAQRVATTLEAAHVQAISDRNPIHVVAQGTQLSISSPDTTDTDTFAQATLSGTLDITPDGSSTGVVTVNANNFPCTLVALNASGLPISGSCSAGLPAPEPSTVAADANPTPVTPDPVTTLPPDTTPAPTFPTTPAPIHGGSDDTGNPGGTSTPPIKLPPHNPGNIFQ; this comes from the coding sequence ATGAAGCGCCGCATAGCCGCCCTCACGCTGATGGAGGTGCTGGTCACCATCGTGCTGATCGGCCTGACCACCACCATCGCCGTCACCCAGCTTCCCCGCCTGAATCATCCGGTCGATCAGGCCACCCTCGCGCAGCGCGTCGCCACCACCCTCGAAGCAGCCCACGTCCAGGCCATCTCCGACCGCAACCCGATCCACGTGGTCGCCCAGGGCACGCAGCTGTCGATCAGTTCGCCGGACACGACCGATACCGATACCTTCGCGCAGGCCACCCTCAGCGGCACGCTCGACATCACCCCCGATGGAAGCAGCACGGGCGTCGTGACCGTCAATGCGAACAATTTTCCCTGCACGCTCGTGGCGCTCAATGCCAGCGGTCTCCCGATCAGCGGCAGCTGCTCGGCGGGCCTTCCTGCTCCAGAACCCAGCACCGTTGCCGCCGACGCCAACCCGACGCCAGTGACGCCCGATCCTGTCACCACCCTGCCGCCCGACACCACCCCTGCACCGACCTTCCCGACGACACCCGCACCCATTCATGGTGGGAGCGACGACACCGGGAACCCGGGCGGCACGTCCACCCCACCGATCAAGTTGCCGCCTCACAACCCCGGCAACATCTTCCAGTGA
- a CDS encoding MSCRAMM family protein codes for MPHPPPTRRSQYGFTLIETLIAVVIGVVIVGLVVAAFPRVSQQLAGRAQDASASINVTKQVQIFQEAFRSGGFASFINADSHSLDAVFTLRGAVIVPLQNDIHAQTLLYIPGLNAAVGDEVLLVAANGVAKLETVRSHPDTTHYVVDCPTGLPSDNTILAWPARRLAFDLRSGQIRRTTQGRTDTLGSSAGLGFSYVYQTPSGTFIRDPQGAPANTTSAGTLFGFIPMAIDAGTNIDRLAMVPLHPQKITRMLGCAEMGLTIPNEAQVKVTILGVPSGSTPDVTVHGPDSSVEGQRPVVSTAYMPVKPGSYSLTANDIVAGGETYSVTVGGSPAKLFDTWGTAFLQAKYVVSTGGVHLTVAGLPGSNGTNLSIKGQTPFSKTGLTNGSYEVHGLLPGTYLLAGTSSTVGSATYTAPAVMLTVLAGQQTNATLTFTAPAAVSPTPPAPIANTPVGDLRIQVSGLNGQSALAQIAGASNYSLYLTDGVTTVQNLPTGSYVLTPSNVGSTRPQSPSNTLTITEGQTTTVVVTYISPPVPVSPPAVAADVGSLKIIVQGLNGHTASATLIGPSNLRLTLADGSLRIDYLPVGDYVLRPSNSGTFVPASPAYAIHIEKNQLQSVVVKYADAQPKGNITLRVIGLPESTGTSVYVQGPTTIRMDGSRSTTPMAANNIPTGTYSVNAPTAVNSNGVTVTPTITPTKIFDLPSDTTIFVTVDYSASSPPATTPPDAGNTGGGSTSCPAGWSFEQCNANGWNGSATDPDHPHDPTFCAQNPGYANCGGSSGGNSDPPKEPKHDPS; via the coding sequence ATGCCTCACCCCCCGCCCACCCGTCGTTCCCAATACGGCTTCACCCTGATCGAGACCCTAATTGCCGTCGTGATCGGTGTCGTGATCGTCGGTCTGGTGGTGGCCGCCTTCCCCCGCGTCTCTCAGCAACTGGCCGGGCGCGCGCAGGACGCCAGCGCCTCGATCAACGTCACCAAGCAGGTACAGATCTTCCAGGAAGCCTTCCGCAGCGGCGGCTTCGCCAGCTTCATTAACGCGGACAGTCACTCGCTCGACGCGGTGTTCACCCTGCGCGGCGCGGTCATCGTCCCCCTCCAGAATGACATCCACGCCCAAACGCTGCTCTACATCCCAGGACTGAATGCCGCCGTTGGGGATGAGGTGCTGCTGGTGGCCGCCAACGGTGTCGCCAAGCTGGAAACCGTTCGCAGTCACCCGGACACTACCCACTACGTCGTCGACTGCCCGACCGGGCTGCCGAGCGACAACACCATCCTGGCCTGGCCCGCTCGACGCCTGGCCTTCGATCTGCGCAGCGGCCAGATCCGCCGCACCACCCAGGGCCGCACCGATACCCTCGGTTCGTCTGCCGGACTGGGCTTCAGCTACGTCTACCAGACCCCGTCCGGTACCTTCATTCGTGATCCACAAGGTGCGCCCGCGAACACGACCAGTGCGGGCACGCTGTTCGGATTCATTCCCATGGCCATCGATGCGGGCACCAATATCGACCGCCTTGCGATGGTCCCCTTGCACCCGCAGAAGATCACTCGGATGCTCGGCTGTGCGGAGATGGGCCTGACCATTCCGAACGAGGCCCAGGTCAAGGTGACGATCCTCGGGGTGCCGAGCGGCAGCACGCCAGATGTCACGGTGCACGGGCCAGACAGCAGCGTCGAAGGCCAGCGCCCCGTCGTCAGCACCGCGTACATGCCCGTCAAACCTGGCAGCTATTCCCTCACCGCCAACGACATCGTGGCTGGTGGCGAAACCTACAGTGTGACGGTGGGCGGCAGCCCAGCCAAACTCTTCGACACCTGGGGCACCGCCTTCCTCCAGGCGAAGTATGTCGTCAGTACCGGTGGTGTTCACCTGACGGTCGCGGGCCTTCCTGGCAGCAATGGCACCAACCTGAGCATCAAAGGCCAGACGCCATTCAGCAAAACCGGCCTGACTAATGGCAGTTATGAAGTCCATGGTCTGCTGCCCGGCACGTATCTCCTCGCGGGCACCAGCAGCACCGTGGGGAGCGCGACGTATACCGCGCCTGCAGTGATGCTCACGGTGCTGGCTGGGCAGCAAACCAATGCCACACTGACCTTCACTGCCCCTGCCGCTGTCAGCCCGACACCCCCGGCACCGATTGCGAACACGCCAGTCGGCGATCTCCGCATCCAGGTCTCCGGGTTGAACGGACAGAGTGCCCTAGCGCAGATCGCGGGCGCAAGCAACTACTCGCTCTACCTCACCGATGGTGTGACGACGGTCCAGAACCTGCCCACTGGCAGCTATGTTCTGACACCGAGCAATGTCGGGAGCACCAGGCCACAGTCACCAAGCAATACCCTGACCATCACGGAAGGCCAGACCACGACGGTTGTGGTGACATACATCTCACCTCCCGTGCCAGTGAGTCCGCCAGCCGTCGCAGCAGACGTGGGGAGCCTCAAGATCATTGTTCAGGGGTTGAACGGACATACTGCTTCAGCCACTTTGATTGGACCAAGTAATCTACGGCTAACCCTTGCAGACGGATCTCTCCGTATCGACTATCTGCCAGTAGGCGATTATGTGCTCCGCCCCTCGAATAGTGGAACTTTTGTACCAGCTTCCCCTGCGTATGCAATCCATATTGAAAAAAATCAACTTCAAAGTGTGGTGGTAAAGTACGCAGATGCGCAGCCGAAAGGCAATATTACTCTGAGAGTAATTGGCTTGCCCGAATCGACAGGAACATCTGTATATGTGCAGGGTCCGACAACCATCCGAATGGATGGTAGCCGCTCCACTACACCTATGGCGGCTAATAATATTCCCACAGGAACGTACAGTGTAAATGCGCCGACAGCGGTTAATTCAAACGGAGTAACGGTAACTCCAACCATTACTCCAACCAAGATTTTTGACTTGCCATCGGACACAACTATTTTCGTGACGGTCGACTATTCGGCATCATCCCCACCTGCCACTACCCCACCAGATGCTGGAAATACGGGCGGTGGAAGCACTAGCTGCCCAGCAGGCTGGTCGTTCGAGCAGTGTAACGCTAATGGATGGAACGGGTCAGCTACTGATCCTGATCACCCTCATGACCCAACTTTCTGTGCCCAGAATCCTGGATATGCCAACTGCGGTGGAAGTTCTGGAGGTAACAGTGATCCGCCGAAGGAGCCCAAGCATGATCCTTCCTAA
- a CDS encoding type IV pilus modification PilV family protein gives MQHTRTRTAGITLIEALLSAVVIVLALVAFATVNLQSARTVSSSQLSTYAADALTAVTASIQQGGLQYARPLDLSAEDLQVLASSGSKRAALRPALSGQISPLGGDPPTYRVQIRSSDFTLAAIATAPGGTP, from the coding sequence ATGCAGCACACCCGGACCCGCACCGCGGGCATCACGCTCATCGAAGCCCTGCTCTCCGCTGTGGTGATCGTCCTGGCCTTGGTCGCCTTTGCGACGGTCAATCTCCAGAGCGCCCGCACCGTCAGCAGCAGCCAGCTCAGCACCTACGCCGCCGACGCGCTTACCGCCGTCACCGCGTCAATCCAGCAGGGCGGCCTTCAGTACGCTCGCCCACTCGATCTCTCTGCTGAAGACCTGCAGGTGCTCGCCAGCAGTGGCAGCAAGCGAGCGGCGCTGCGTCCCGCGTTGAGCGGGCAAATCAGCCCGTTGGGTGGCGACCCGCCCACCTACCGCGTGCAGATCCGCAGCAGCGACTTCACCCTCGCAGCCATCGCCACTGCCCCCGGCGGCACCCCATGA
- a CDS encoding UvrD-helicase domain-containing protein, producing the protein MLPRMRPSSHYPVVLIPPRLQAALEAVPELPTFGLGAPQAASFPADLPAGKSFVAALFTLFGLKRQAEELLAPERLKAQQRFLAATTAYEQAKAVFEVEARAQQTPAAVRAYRRQRVAALFETSLPDAPGDSFARAGVAELHLFDTLQQVFPGRILRRRLLNTGTVYHPDYVYVDPAQRLRIDIELDEPYVLNTRLPIHYLDDDHKSVDHTRDQAFLSAGWPIIRFSEQQAVTDPLGCARQLADLIEQLIGHTTVRVNAVPPVQPHPRWTRADANRMAELHTRGPLLKDVKRAEELPVKQATPIFVPSRHQQRIFDFLRTGTGHGMVVAVAGSGKSTTLLEAIKVIRETQPNARVILLAFNRSIRGELAGKLQEAGLHNVETATFNGFGQRVLNAHRPGSQVIRHKAAAMIQQAAREVQGKSLDRVQLEKARKIFALFQSYIRLDPTNPEDVQQLSRQYKVPEAESLRQVTVRALELNVQSYQQQNTLTLDDQNYLPVKLNLPIRPYDFVFVDECQDLTQTQLELVRRAAGEHGRLLFVGDPRQAIMGFRGADNDSIEHIKALPSSPTLLDLTVSYRCPKAHVGLARRLMPSLEAAPKAAEGEVYEVGWTEAFRYIQEGDLLFARYNAGLDLMVMELLARGFTLAYEGKQTNRSSQGAEETEGSDSNRVADLIAKVRGAALTFDTAVRPHRPRVGPRDHADEVLMPWLLGQLAEQARHWDGDAFAAFVERVTQPDLRTGVRVSTAHQAKGLEARRVFVMGYGHFGQSRQDQQEWEFQQELNLQYVALTRSKHTLFLVGLPD; encoded by the coding sequence CAGCCCTGTTCACCTTGTTTGGACTGAAGCGCCAGGCCGAGGAACTGCTCGCACCTGAACGTCTTAAAGCTCAACAGCGGTTTCTTGCCGCGACGACCGCATACGAGCAGGCCAAGGCGGTCTTCGAGGTAGAAGCAAGGGCACAGCAGACGCCAGCAGCGGTGCGGGCCTACCGTCGCCAGCGTGTCGCCGCGCTGTTTGAGACCAGTCTGCCCGACGCGCCTGGCGATAGCTTCGCCCGGGCTGGCGTCGCTGAACTGCATCTCTTCGACACTCTTCAGCAGGTGTTTCCCGGCCGCATCCTCCGTCGCCGCCTGTTGAATACAGGTACGGTCTATCACCCGGACTACGTCTACGTTGATCCTGCACAGCGGCTGCGCATCGATATCGAACTCGACGAACCCTACGTCCTGAATACCCGTCTCCCGATTCACTACCTTGATGACGATCACAAAAGCGTCGATCACACCCGCGATCAGGCCTTCCTTTCAGCAGGCTGGCCGATCATCCGCTTTTCGGAACAGCAAGCGGTGACCGATCCACTCGGCTGTGCAAGGCAACTCGCGGACCTGATCGAACAGCTGATAGGCCACACCACAGTCCGTGTCAATGCGGTACCGCCCGTACAACCCCACCCCCGCTGGACACGTGCGGACGCAAACCGCATGGCGGAGCTTCACACACGCGGCCCGCTCCTCAAAGACGTCAAACGCGCTGAAGAGTTGCCGGTCAAGCAAGCCACACCGATCTTTGTCCCGTCACGCCATCAGCAGCGGATCTTTGACTTTCTCCGAACTGGAACGGGCCACGGCATGGTGGTGGCTGTCGCCGGGAGCGGGAAGAGCACCACCTTGCTGGAAGCCATCAAAGTGATTCGTGAGACGCAGCCGAACGCCCGCGTTATCCTGCTGGCCTTCAACCGCAGTATTCGTGGCGAACTGGCCGGTAAGCTGCAAGAAGCGGGTCTCCACAACGTTGAAACGGCGACCTTCAATGGGTTTGGACAGCGGGTACTGAACGCGCACCGGCCGGGGAGCCAGGTGATCAGGCACAAGGCGGCTGCGATGATCCAGCAGGCCGCCCGTGAAGTGCAGGGGAAGAGTCTGGACCGTGTGCAGCTGGAGAAAGCTCGGAAAATCTTCGCGTTGTTCCAGAGCTACATTCGTCTCGACCCGACCAATCCTGAAGATGTGCAGCAACTTTCGCGGCAGTACAAGGTGCCGGAAGCCGAGTCGCTGCGACAGGTCACGGTTCGAGCCCTTGAACTGAATGTGCAGAGCTATCAGCAGCAGAACACGCTGACCCTCGACGACCAGAACTATCTACCAGTGAAGCTGAATCTACCGATTCGTCCCTACGATTTCGTATTTGTGGATGAATGCCAAGATCTGACTCAAACACAGCTGGAATTGGTACGGCGTGCGGCGGGCGAACACGGACGCCTGCTGTTTGTCGGCGATCCCCGGCAGGCAATCATGGGGTTCCGAGGTGCGGACAACGACAGCATTGAGCACATCAAAGCGCTGCCGTCGTCACCAACGCTGTTGGATCTCACCGTGAGCTACCGTTGCCCGAAAGCACATGTGGGCTTGGCTCGGCGGCTGATGCCGAGTCTAGAAGCGGCGCCGAAGGCCGCAGAAGGGGAAGTCTACGAAGTGGGTTGGACAGAGGCCTTTCGGTATATCCAGGAAGGAGATCTGCTGTTCGCTCGGTACAATGCTGGGCTGGATTTGATGGTGATGGAGTTGTTGGCACGCGGGTTCACGCTCGCTTACGAAGGAAAACAAACGAACCGGTCGTCGCAGGGTGCAGAAGAGACGGAAGGCAGCGACTCGAACCGGGTGGCGGATCTGATCGCCAAAGTCCGCGGGGCGGCCCTGACCTTTGATACGGCTGTGCGTCCCCACCGCCCCCGGGTGGGCCCAAGAGATCACGCTGACGAGGTGCTGATGCCATGGCTCCTCGGGCAATTGGCGGAGCAGGCACGACACTGGGATGGGGACGCCTTTGCTGCCTTCGTTGAGCGGGTGACGCAGCCTGATCTCAGGACGGGTGTACGTGTTTCCACCGCGCATCAGGCCAAGGGACTGGAAGCGCGCCGAGTCTTTGTGATGGGATACGGACACTTTGGACAGTCCAGGCAGGATCAGCAGGAATGGGAATTCCAGCAGGAGCTGAACCTCCAGTACGTCGCGCTCACCCGCTCAAAGCACACGCTCTTCCTGGTTGGCCTTCCAGACTAA